In the genome of Panicum virgatum chloroplast, complete genome, the window TGTTCTTTGACCAGCGTAGGGTGATGCTTTTCTTGAGCTTTTGAATCCACAAGTACCTGCGGAGGACCAGAAAACCACCCGACCCTGTGGGTCTGTAACGGTTATAATGGTATTGTTGAAACTGGCTTGAACATGAATAACGCCTTTTGTTATTCTACGTGCACTCTTCCGTAAACTAAAACGGGCATTCCTACGCAAACCAATACGCACTTTCTTACGTGAACCTATTTTTGGTATAGCTTTTGTCATATTTTATTATCTCATAAATATGAGTTAGAAATAACAAAAAGAAAAA includes:
- the rps11 gene encoding ribosomal protein S11 produces the protein MTKAIPKIGSRKKVRIGLRRNARFSLRKSARRITKGVIHVQASFNNTIITVTDPQGRVVFWSSAGTCGFKSSRKASPYAGQRTAVDAIRTVGLQRAEVMVKGAGSGRDAALRAIAKSGVRLSCIRDVTPMPHNGCRPPKKRRL